The genomic stretch TCCAGTTGGCCTATCGCCTCGGGTGGTGGTTCGCAACCCAAAGTACATCAACGAAAATCCGCTGCTAAAAATCACGCATGGAAAGGACTACATTGTAAGCCCACTTACCGACTACAACGCCGTATGCGTTGATGGTGGGGTAATTAACAACGAGCCTTACGACCTCACCGAAACCATTTTAACCAACAGGCAAAAAGCGAGGCTGAAGAGGGACGATGGCGAGGTGGCCGCCAATTTCTACCAAATGTCCACCAGCGCGGCTACTTGCGAATCAACGGTTTTGATGATTGACCCCTTTCCAAACTACGACGACAAACCCTCATCCAACTACTTCGATCTGCTGGCAATGATGTTTGCCGCACCACAGCTACTGGGGGCAATGCGCCAGCAGCTCATGATTAAAACAGACCTTCTCGAGCAGGCATACAACGACAGGGACTACTCCCGATTTATGATAGCACCCATAAGAACGCACGAGGGGGTAACTCAACGCTACAGCATTGCGTGCGGTTCGCTGGAGGGCTTTGGAGGCTTTTTCGAGAAGCAGTTCCGAATTCACGACTACATGCTTGGACGAAGAAACTGCCAACGGTTCATCCAGCAATTCTTTTGCATTCCTACCTCGGCAAACAATCCAATTATTCAGTTTGGCTATGCCGATTTAGACAAAGATTCCCTACAACTTTTCGAGAATGATAATCACCAACGTCCAATCATACCCGACATCCGTATCTCGGACGACCAAACGCATTTGGTAACGCCGCCTGTTGAAGAGGAATTTCAATACCCCTCCATTAGCTTAAAGTACCTGATGAGCCTGGAGAAAAAAATGCAAGGCCGAATCGACGTTGTCCTTGGCAATATTGCCAATGGCAAAGATCCGGGAAAGGGCAACAACCCAGCCAATCCGGTAATCGAACGGATAAGAAGGAGAACGTGGCTTGGGCGAAACATCACCAGAC from Williamwhitmania sp. encodes the following:
- a CDS encoding patatin-like phospholipase family protein encodes the protein MDKQNTFRIGISMAGAVSAGAYTAGVMDYLLEALENWQKAKDLNIPGVPKHNVVIESLGGASAGGMTAVITSAALQKNFPHINQQNYATEVNKQNPLFDSWVNLTEEPKNDMMAQMLSTDDILKSPDLNPDKEVRSAFNSLFIEKIARRTIDSIVKDPSTKRQYIADDMELFTTITNLRGFDYQLQFITALGVRDDRMTMHKDIVHFQLSPSGVYKNDGKIPFHFDTPDGLNKNMLVDAAIATGAFPVGLSPRVVVRNPKYINENPLLKITHGKDYIVSPLTDYNAVCVDGGVINNEPYDLTETILTNRQKARLKRDDGEVAANFYQMSTSAATCESTVLMIDPFPNYDDKPSSNYFDLLAMMFAAPQLLGAMRQQLMIKTDLLEQAYNDRDYSRFMIAPIRTHEGVTQRYSIACGSLEGFGGFFEKQFRIHDYMLGRRNCQRFIQQFFCIPTSANNPIIQFGYADLDKDSLQLFENDNHQRPIIPDIRISDDQTHLVTPPVEEEFQYPSISLKYLMSLEKKMQGRIDVVLGNIANGKDPGKGNNPANPVIERIRRRTWLGRNITRPIEDFTARKFISIGKSAVKNVAAEKFIDAVIADMYNRGLLKQDC